A stretch of the Amycolatopsis sp. BJA-103 genome encodes the following:
- a CDS encoding PIG-L deacetylase family protein: MLQNPGETRLLAISPHLDDAVLSLGAGLAQAARDGAKVLVHTVFAGTAPPPYSAAAERMHAVWGLSPEDDAPLHRRNEDIAALDGLGVAHRHGRFLDSIYRRLPDGRWLTDHVAGGQKLAMNEDSADGDDGLVTEIKADLETVIAEFAPTVIVTCAAIVDHPDNEAARDAALSAAREKNIPIRLWEDLPYSMFKPGKIELPPGFRLGSSEFHSATAEIWKRKVEAAECYSSQLAMLNGRNKNLFARLDEHARKNSPHGGYGETTWPVLLDEDPR, encoded by the coding sequence ATGCTTCAGAATCCCGGGGAGACCCGGCTGCTGGCGATCTCCCCCCATTTGGACGACGCGGTCCTTTCGCTCGGGGCCGGTCTCGCCCAAGCAGCGCGGGACGGCGCGAAAGTGCTCGTCCATACGGTCTTCGCCGGTACCGCGCCCCCTCCCTATTCCGCGGCGGCGGAGCGAATGCACGCCGTCTGGGGTCTTTCGCCCGAAGACGACGCGCCGCTCCATCGGCGGAACGAGGACATCGCCGCCCTCGACGGCCTGGGGGTGGCCCATCGCCACGGCCGGTTCCTCGACTCCATCTACCGCCGGTTGCCCGACGGCCGCTGGCTGACGGATCACGTGGCAGGCGGGCAAAAGCTGGCGATGAACGAGGATTCGGCCGACGGCGACGACGGTCTCGTCACCGAGATCAAGGCCGACCTCGAGACGGTCATCGCGGAGTTCGCTCCCACGGTGATCGTCACGTGCGCGGCCATCGTCGACCATCCCGACAACGAGGCCGCGCGAGACGCCGCCCTGTCCGCCGCGCGCGAGAAGAACATTCCGATACGGCTGTGGGAAGACCTTCCCTACTCGATGTTCAAACCGGGCAAGATCGAACTCCCGCCGGGATTCCGCCTCGGTTCTTCCGAATTCCACTCCGCGACCGCGGAGATCTGGAAACGGAAAGTCGAGGCCGCGGAGTGCTATTCTTCCCAACTGGCGATGCTCAACGGCCGCAACAAGAATCTGTTCGCCCGGCTCGACGAGCACGCCCGGAAGAACTCACCCCATGGCGGATATGGCGAAACCACCTGGCCGGTTCTCCTCGACGAAGATCCCCGCTGA
- a CDS encoding glycosyltransferase produces the protein MRVLLWACGSRGDVEPLVALAARLRESGAEVRMCAPPDSAERLAEIGVPLVPVARPDRGMNDGEGRDPALAAAGIAEQFDQMPSVAEGCDVVVATGLLSGAVAVRSVAEKLGIPYHYVALCPIHLPSHLEAAQRVMYNQGADGLFGDALNAKRAEIGLPPAKNLFDYCSTDKPLLAADPILAPLEPRHEAVQTGAWILPDERPLSAELEAFLAAGPPPVYVGFGSSSGTADAAKVAIEASRAQGHRVILSRGWADLDLPDAGADCFAVDEVNLQELFRRVALTIHHDGTGTTHVATRGGAPQIVVRSIVGQQYYSDRIAELGIGVALEGPAPSFEAMSAALTTALSPESRERAIAVADTIREDGTTAAVELLREAVSREKPSVPA, from the coding sequence GTGCGGATGTGCGCGCCGCCGGACAGCGCGGAGCGGCTGGCCGAGATCGGGGTTCCGCTGGTGCCGGTCGCGCGCCCGGACCGGGGGATGAACGACGGCGAGGGACGCGATCCCGCCCTCGCGGCGGCCGGGATCGCCGAGCAGTTCGACCAGATGCCGTCGGTCGCCGAAGGCTGCGACGTCGTGGTGGCGACCGGTCTGCTGTCCGGTGCGGTTGCCGTGCGCTCGGTCGCCGAGAAGCTCGGGATTCCTTACCACTACGTCGCTTTGTGCCCGATCCACCTGCCGAGCCACCTCGAAGCGGCGCAGCGGGTGATGTACAACCAGGGTGCCGACGGGCTGTTCGGTGACGCGCTCAATGCCAAGCGGGCCGAGATCGGCCTGCCGCCGGCGAAGAACCTCTTCGACTACTGCTCCACCGACAAGCCTTTGCTGGCCGCGGATCCCATCCTCGCCCCGCTCGAACCGCGGCACGAGGCCGTGCAGACCGGCGCGTGGATCCTGCCCGACGAACGCCCGCTTTCCGCTGAGCTGGAGGCGTTCCTCGCCGCCGGGCCGCCGCCGGTGTACGTCGGTTTCGGCAGCTCGTCCGGGACCGCCGACGCGGCGAAGGTCGCCATCGAGGCGAGCCGTGCCCAGGGGCATCGGGTGATCCTTTCGCGCGGCTGGGCCGATCTCGACCTGCCCGACGCGGGCGCCGACTGTTTCGCCGTCGACGAGGTGAACCTCCAGGAGTTGTTCCGCCGGGTCGCCCTCACCATCCACCACGACGGCACGGGGACGACGCACGTGGCCACCCGCGGGGGCGCTCCCCAGATCGTGGTGCGCTCGATCGTCGGCCAGCAGTACTACTCGGACCGGATCGCCGAACTGGGGATCGGTGTCGCCCTCGAGGGCCCGGCCCCGTCCTTCGAGGCCATGTCCGCCGCGCTCACCACGGCCCTGTCGCCGGAATCCCGGGAGCGGGCGATCGCCGTCGCCGACACGATCCGCGAGGACGGGACGACGGCCGCCGTCGAACTGCTGCGTGAAGCGGTCAGCCGGGAAAAGCCGTCTGTTCCGGCCTGA
- a CDS encoding methyltransferase — protein sequence MQESLDSTEVHRRFQLIANGPALFNAVVSGIELDIFDFLAEKDGADAAELGAFTGLEPHKLRVLMLALATTGLIEKRGVDFVNHPVATELLAASGPESWRHILLSWKTIYYPAFARMTSALRAGTNEALDALDGPGDTLYARLGNDPEKARIFYTAMSAFSLQTMPGLLEHIDVKSSRHLLDVGGGDGTTAAALLKANPGLKATLLDLPSSVALAEQRVPAEIVDRLTLHPADLLTDPFPTDTDHALFSHVLDTFTAEQSVMLLAKAYEVLPSGAKISIYGFAAADDETGGPLSARLSLYLNILATGRGMAWPQAEAASWLKSVGCVDVRSVELPFEHALVTGTKP from the coding sequence ATGCAGGAATCGCTCGACTCCACCGAGGTGCACCGTCGTTTCCAGCTGATCGCCAACGGACCCGCGCTGTTCAACGCGGTGGTGTCCGGGATCGAGTTGGACATCTTCGACTTCCTCGCCGAGAAGGACGGTGCCGACGCGGCTGAACTCGGTGCCTTCACCGGCCTGGAGCCGCACAAGCTCCGGGTGCTGATGCTCGCGCTGGCCACCACCGGCCTGATCGAGAAGCGCGGCGTCGACTTCGTGAACCACCCCGTCGCGACCGAACTGCTCGCCGCGAGCGGCCCGGAAAGCTGGCGGCACATCCTGCTCAGCTGGAAGACCATCTACTACCCCGCGTTCGCCCGGATGACCTCCGCGCTGCGCGCCGGCACCAACGAGGCCCTCGACGCCCTCGACGGCCCCGGCGACACGCTGTACGCCCGGCTCGGCAACGACCCGGAGAAGGCCAGGATCTTCTACACGGCGATGTCGGCGTTCTCGCTGCAGACGATGCCGGGACTGCTGGAGCACATCGACGTCAAGTCGTCGCGGCACCTGCTCGACGTCGGCGGCGGTGACGGCACCACGGCGGCGGCGCTGCTCAAGGCCAACCCCGGCCTCAAGGCCACGCTGCTCGACCTGCCGAGCAGCGTGGCACTGGCCGAGCAGCGCGTGCCCGCCGAGATCGTCGACAGGCTCACCCTGCACCCGGCCGATCTGCTGACCGACCCGTTCCCCACCGATACCGACCACGCCCTGTTCAGCCACGTCCTGGACACCTTCACGGCCGAGCAGTCGGTCATGCTGCTGGCCAAGGCGTACGAGGTACTGCCGTCCGGCGCGAAGATCTCGATCTACGGTTTCGCGGCCGCGGACGACGAGACCGGCGGCCCGCTCTCCGCGCGGCTTTCCCTGTACCTCAACATTCTGGCCACCGGCCGCGGAATGGCCTGGCCGCAGGCCGAGGCCGCGTCGTGGCTGAAGTCGGTCGGCTGCGTCGACGTCCGCTCGGTCGAGCTGCCGTTCGAACACGCTTTGGTGACCGGCACGAAGCCCTGA
- a CDS encoding glycosyltransferase, which translates to MRVLLATSGSRGDVEPLVALAVRLRDSGAEVRMCAPPDSSERLAEVGVPLVPVGKSTRTAIKGAKPPSPEDGPRLSAEAIAVQFEQVPAAAEGCDVVLATGMLATAVAVRSVAEKLGIPYFYGFYCPRFIPSPHYAPPPPLGEPPAPEGTDNRALWNRNSQSALRRFGEPLNAQRASIGLPPVEDIFRYGFTDHPVLAADPALAPLQPTDLDAVQTGAWTLPDERPLAADLEAFLAAGPPPVYVGFGSMRAPEEAAKIAIEAVRAQGRRVILSRGWADLALVDDRGDCFAASEGNHQLLFGRVAAAVHHGGAGTTTTATRAGVPQVVVPQIADQPYFAGRVAELGIGAAHDGPTPTFDSLSAALATALAPETRERAAAVAGTVRTDGAAVAAKLLIDAVNREKPSVSV; encoded by the coding sequence ATGCGCGTGTTGCTGGCGACGTCCGGAAGCCGTGGGGATGTCGAACCGCTGGTGGCCTTGGCGGTGCGGCTGCGGGACTCCGGCGCCGAGGTGCGGATGTGCGCGCCGCCGGATTCCTCGGAGCGGCTGGCCGAGGTCGGCGTGCCGCTGGTGCCGGTCGGCAAGTCGACCCGGACCGCGATCAAGGGGGCGAAGCCGCCGTCGCCCGAGGACGGGCCGCGGCTCTCGGCCGAGGCGATCGCCGTCCAGTTCGAGCAGGTCCCGGCGGCCGCCGAGGGCTGCGACGTGGTGCTGGCGACCGGGATGCTGGCCACCGCGGTCGCCGTGCGGTCGGTCGCCGAGAAGCTCGGCATCCCCTATTTCTACGGCTTTTACTGCCCGCGCTTCATTCCCTCGCCGCATTACGCGCCGCCGCCGCCGCTCGGTGAGCCGCCCGCGCCCGAGGGGACCGACAACCGGGCGCTGTGGAACAGGAACAGCCAGAGCGCCCTCAGGCGATTCGGTGAGCCGCTCAACGCCCAACGGGCCTCGATCGGTTTGCCGCCGGTCGAGGACATCTTCCGGTACGGCTTCACCGATCATCCGGTGCTGGCGGCCGATCCGGCGCTGGCCCCGTTGCAGCCGACGGATCTCGACGCCGTCCAGACCGGTGCGTGGACCCTGCCCGACGAACGCCCCCTCGCGGCCGACCTGGAGGCGTTCCTCGCCGCTGGGCCGCCGCCGGTGTACGTCGGTTTCGGCAGCATGCGCGCGCCCGAGGAGGCCGCCAAGATCGCCATCGAAGCGGTCCGCGCCCAGGGCCGCCGCGTGATCCTTTCCCGCGGTTGGGCCGATCTGGCCCTGGTCGACGACCGGGGCGACTGTTTCGCCGCGAGCGAGGGCAACCACCAGCTGCTGTTCGGCCGCGTGGCCGCCGCCGTCCACCACGGTGGCGCGGGGACGACGACCACGGCCACCCGTGCGGGCGTTCCCCAGGTCGTGGTCCCGCAGATCGCCGACCAGCCGTACTTCGCGGGCCGGGTGGCCGAACTGGGCATCGGGGCGGCGCACGACGGCCCGACCCCGACCTTCGATTCCTTGTCCGCCGCGCTCGCCACGGCGCTCGCCCCGGAAACCCGGGAGCGGGCGGCGGCCGTGGCGGGCACGGTTCGCACCGACGGGGCCGCCGTGGCCGCGAAACTCCTGATCGACGCGGTCAACCGGGAGAAGCCGTCCGTTTCCGTGTGA
- a CDS encoding class I SAM-dependent methyltransferase, whose translation MAQWFGLDAERYDRARPSYPEALVDRVVGLSPGKNFVDVGCGTGLSSRPFQAAGCTVLGVEPDARMAEVARRRGLDVEVAKFEDWDPAGRTFDAVVSGTAWHWVDPFAGAAKVAGVLAPQGLLALFDNGFELPQAVMTAQGEAYRHAMPDLKFEPPSEKDGEEDVEEYAKQIYAKQYVKAAEGILKTGAFSEPKELRFAWSRVCTRDEWLDQIPTQGGLNHLAEDARARFLTYLGSAIDELGGSFTINYATVGIAAIRR comes from the coding sequence ATGGCGCAATGGTTCGGCCTCGACGCCGAACGGTACGACCGCGCCCGGCCCAGCTATCCCGAAGCACTGGTCGACCGGGTCGTCGGTTTGAGCCCTGGCAAGAACTTCGTGGACGTCGGCTGCGGTACCGGTCTTTCGTCGCGTCCGTTCCAGGCGGCGGGCTGCACGGTGCTCGGCGTGGAACCGGACGCGCGGATGGCGGAGGTCGCCCGCAGGCGTGGCCTCGACGTCGAGGTCGCCAAGTTCGAGGACTGGGACCCGGCGGGCCGCACCTTCGACGCGGTCGTCTCGGGGACCGCCTGGCACTGGGTGGACCCGTTCGCGGGCGCGGCCAAGGTGGCGGGCGTACTGGCCCCCCAAGGTCTGCTGGCGTTGTTCGACAACGGTTTCGAACTCCCGCAGGCCGTCATGACGGCGCAGGGGGAGGCGTACCGCCACGCCATGCCCGACCTGAAGTTCGAACCACCGTCCGAAAAGGACGGTGAAGAAGACGTCGAAGAGTATGCCAAGCAGATCTATGCCAAGCAGTACGTGAAGGCCGCCGAGGGCATCCTCAAGACCGGGGCGTTCAGCGAGCCGAAGGAACTGCGGTTCGCGTGGTCGCGGGTCTGCACCCGCGACGAATGGCTGGACCAGATCCCGACGCAGGGCGGTCTCAACCATCTCGCGGAGGACGCGCGCGCCCGGTTCCTGACGTATCTCGGCTCGGCGATCGACGAGCTGGGCGGCTCTTTCACCATCAACTACGCCACTGTCGGCATCGCCGCGATCCGGCGCTGA
- a CDS encoding ArnT family glycosyltransferase: MSATLTHLPSPPSQDPAPESARSRWAFWRSPADQPQWARPALLGIAFVALVLYAWNLPRVDFAPLYSDAAKSMSESWKAFFYGAVDPGATYTLDKLAGSFVPQALSIKIFGYHEWAVALPQVIEGVISVLVMYRVVRRWAGVVPGLLAAGIFTLTPVLASMFGHSMQDGLLTMCLVLAVDAYQRAVLEGRLRSLVWAGVWVGIGFQAKMVQAWMILPALAIGYLLTAPVEVRRRVKHVGIAGVVTLAVSLSWIALYTFTPASARPTISGTTNNSAFAMVFGYNGLGRVGIHIPGAEDPNGRGGLPSLGPGGGQEGGPQGGPGGGPEGGPGDGPQGQEGGPEGGPGEGPGGGPEGGQPGPDAQGNFGTKHQDEQNGDFGSKHQDEQDGNFGPKAEGGQPLGPGGPEMDQSKIETRADPLGATKLLDGHLGVAIAWLFPLALLSLLCGLWWWRRAERTDPVRGGLVMWGVWLVTFGFVFSASAVAHTAYVASLAPAIAALSALGIVTFWRAYRSGGKQAWILPVAIAANLAWGAWLWSHYPNFLPWAKWGTLALGVAALVVLILARLIKSASSGLVTAGLVIGVVAMLAAPATYAVSVLDPDYSGSSFDANAGPASGSF, from the coding sequence GTGTCCGCAACACTCACCCATCTGCCGTCGCCGCCCTCCCAGGACCCCGCGCCCGAAAGCGCGCGCAGCCGCTGGGCGTTCTGGCGTTCCCCCGCCGATCAGCCGCAGTGGGCGAGGCCGGCGCTGCTGGGCATCGCGTTCGTGGCGCTGGTGCTCTACGCCTGGAACCTGCCGCGCGTCGACTTCGCGCCGCTTTATTCGGACGCCGCCAAGAGCATGTCCGAGAGCTGGAAGGCGTTCTTCTACGGCGCCGTGGACCCGGGGGCGACGTACACGCTCGACAAGCTCGCCGGATCATTCGTGCCGCAGGCTCTCTCGATCAAGATCTTCGGTTACCACGAATGGGCCGTGGCGTTGCCGCAGGTGATCGAGGGCGTGATCTCGGTACTGGTGATGTACCGGGTCGTGCGGCGCTGGGCGGGCGTGGTGCCCGGGCTGCTCGCCGCGGGCATCTTCACCCTCACCCCGGTCCTCGCGTCCATGTTCGGGCACAGCATGCAGGACGGCCTGCTGACGATGTGCCTGGTGCTCGCCGTCGACGCCTATCAGCGCGCCGTCCTCGAAGGGCGGCTCCGGTCGCTGGTCTGGGCCGGTGTCTGGGTCGGGATCGGCTTCCAGGCCAAAATGGTGCAGGCGTGGATGATCCTGCCCGCGCTCGCGATCGGCTACCTGCTGACCGCTCCGGTCGAAGTGCGCCGCCGGGTGAAGCACGTGGGGATCGCCGGGGTGGTGACGCTCGCGGTGTCGCTGTCGTGGATCGCGCTCTACACCTTCACCCCGGCCAGTGCCCGGCCGACGATCAGCGGCACCACGAACAACAGCGCGTTCGCCATGGTGTTCGGCTACAACGGTCTCGGCCGCGTCGGCATCCACATCCCCGGCGCCGAGGACCCCAACGGCCGCGGCGGCCTGCCGTCGCTCGGCCCTGGTGGTGGCCAGGAGGGCGGTCCGCAGGGTGGTCCCGGCGGTGGCCCCGAAGGCGGTCCCGGTGACGGTCCGCAGGGCCAGGAGGGCGGCCCGGAAGGCGGCCCAGGAGAGGGTCCTGGCGGCGGTCCCGAGGGCGGTCAGCCGGGCCCGGACGCCCAGGGGAATTTCGGCACGAAGCACCAGGACGAACAGAACGGGGACTTCGGTTCCAAGCACCAGGACGAACAGGACGGGAACTTCGGCCCGAAGGCCGAGGGCGGCCAGCCGCTCGGGCCTGGCGGACCCGAAATGGACCAGTCCAAGATCGAAACCCGGGCGGACCCGTTGGGAGCGACCAAACTGCTCGACGGTCACCTCGGCGTCGCGATCGCCTGGCTGTTCCCGCTCGCGTTGCTGTCCCTGCTGTGCGGGCTCTGGTGGTGGCGCCGGGCCGAACGGACCGATCCGGTCCGCGGCGGACTGGTGATGTGGGGCGTGTGGCTGGTGACGTTCGGCTTCGTGTTCAGTGCGAGCGCCGTCGCGCACACCGCGTACGTGGCCTCGCTCGCTCCCGCGATCGCCGCCCTCTCCGCGCTGGGCATCGTGACCTTCTGGCGGGCGTACCGAAGCGGCGGCAAACAGGCCTGGATCCTGCCGGTCGCGATCGCGGCGAACCTCGCCTGGGGCGCCTGGCTCTGGTCTCACTACCCCAACTTCCTGCCGTGGGCGAAATGGGGGACGCTCGCGCTCGGTGTCGCCGCCCTCGTCGTGCTGATCCTGGCGCGGCTGATCAAGTCCGCCTCCTCGGGCCTGGTCACGGCCGGACTCGTCATCGGCGTCGTGGCCATGCTGGCCGCGCCCGCCACCTACGCCGTCTCAGTCCTTGATCCCGATTACTCCGGCAGCTCCTTCGACGCCAACGCCGGACCGGCGTCCGGCTCCTTCTGA
- a CDS encoding aminotransferase-like domain-containing protein, whose amino-acid sequence MDSNGLSTHLNVETLHGSLTDPAISSMNLLNELIDEYPVAISMAAGRPYEEFFDISLIHQYIDAYCDHLRRDRKLDEAGVTRTLFQYGTTKGVIADLIARNLAEDENIDVAPESVVVTVGAQEAMFLVLRTLRAGERDVLLAPAPTYVGLTGAALLTDTPVWPVRSTENGIDPEDLVLQLKRADEQGKRVRACYVTPNFANPTGTSMDLPSRHRLLDVAEAHGILLLEDNAYGLFGSERLPSLKSLDRSGSVVYLGSFAKTGMPGARVGYAVADQRMAGGGLFADQISKLKGMLTVNTSPIAQAVIAGKLLLNDFSLTKANTREISIYQRNLHLTLGELKRRLGGCEGVSWNTPTGGFFVTVTVPFVVDDELLERAARDHGVLFTPMHHFYGGKGGFHQLRLSISLLTPELIEEGVARLAALIVPRLP is encoded by the coding sequence ATGGATTCAAACGGTCTGTCCACCCACTTGAACGTGGAAACGCTGCACGGATCGCTCACCGATCCGGCCATCTCGTCGATGAATCTGCTCAACGAGCTGATCGACGAATACCCTGTGGCCATTTCCATGGCGGCAGGCCGGCCGTACGAAGAGTTCTTCGACATCAGCCTCATCCACCAGTACATCGACGCCTATTGCGACCATCTCCGGCGCGACCGGAAACTGGACGAGGCCGGGGTCACCCGCACCCTCTTCCAATACGGCACCACCAAAGGCGTCATCGCCGATCTCATCGCCCGGAATCTCGCCGAAGACGAGAACATCGACGTCGCTCCCGAATCGGTGGTCGTCACCGTCGGCGCCCAGGAAGCCATGTTCCTCGTCCTCCGCACGCTGCGGGCGGGCGAACGGGACGTGCTGCTCGCCCCCGCGCCCACCTACGTCGGCCTGACCGGAGCGGCGCTGCTCACCGACACCCCCGTCTGGCCGGTCCGGTCCACCGAGAACGGCATCGACCCCGAAGACCTCGTGCTCCAGCTGAAACGGGCCGACGAACAGGGCAAGCGGGTCCGGGCCTGCTACGTGACCCCGAACTTCGCGAATCCCACCGGCACCAGCATGGATCTGCCCTCGCGGCACCGTCTTCTCGACGTCGCCGAGGCGCACGGCATCCTGCTCCTGGAGGACAACGCGTACGGATTGTTCGGATCCGAGCGGCTGCCCTCGCTGAAGTCCCTCGACCGGTCGGGGTCGGTGGTCTACCTCGGTTCCTTCGCCAAAACCGGCATGCCCGGCGCCCGGGTCGGCTACGCGGTGGCGGACCAGCGGATGGCCGGCGGCGGCCTGTTCGCCGACCAGATTTCGAAGCTCAAGGGCATGCTCACGGTGAACACCTCCCCCATCGCCCAGGCGGTGATCGCCGGGAAACTCCTGCTCAACGATTTCAGCCTCACCAAGGCGAACACCCGGGAAATCTCCATTTACCAGCGCAATCTGCATCTCACGCTGGGCGAATTGAAGCGCAGGCTCGGCGGGTGCGAGGGAGTCAGCTGGAACACGCCGACGGGCGGATTCTTCGTGACCGTCACCGTGCCGTTCGTCGTCGATGACGAATTGCTGGAACGCGCGGCACGTGATCACGGTGTGCTGTTCACCCCGATGCATCATTTCTATGGCGGAAAGGGCGGATTCCACCAGCTCCGGCTTTCGATCAGCCTGCTCACGCCGGAATTGATCGAAGAGGGTGTCGCGCGGCTGGCCGCGCTCATTGTTCCGCGGCTTCCCTGA
- a CDS encoding glycosyltransferase, whose amino-acid sequence MRVLLSTTGLRGDVEPVVALAVRLRELGAEVRVCAPPDTEERLAEFAVPVVPVGQSLRAMMRGMSESAEGPEPRSPAEELGEQFDQVPAAAEGCDVVLATGVLSAALGVRSVAEKLGIPYFYAAYCPIYLPSPYYPPPLSRGDGRPPEEAMDDNRALWDFYDEVFAKRYAAPLNDRRAAIGLPPVGNLVEYGFTEQPWMAADPTLAPPRPELGALQTGAWILPDERPLSAELEAFLAAGPPPVYVGFGSTSETAGTVKLAIEAIRAQGHRVVLSRGWADLALPDDGADCFAVGEANLQALFGRVAAVVHHAGGGTTTVAARAGVPQVVLPQITDQPYFAEQVAALGIGVAFEEYGPAPTFDSLSAALAKALSPEIRERAAAVAGSIRTDGTTVAAELLRDAVSRKKPAVSV is encoded by the coding sequence ATGCGTGTGTTGTTGTCGACGACCGGACTCCGCGGAGACGTCGAACCGGTGGTCGCACTGGCCGTGCGGTTGCGCGAGCTCGGCGCCGAGGTGCGGGTGTGCGCGCCGCCGGACACCGAGGAGCGGCTGGCCGAGTTCGCCGTTCCGGTGGTGCCGGTCGGCCAGTCCTTGCGCGCGATGATGCGGGGGATGTCGGAGTCGGCGGAGGGGCCGGAACCCCGGAGCCCGGCCGAAGAGCTCGGCGAGCAGTTCGACCAGGTCCCGGCGGCCGCCGAAGGCTGTGACGTGGTGCTGGCGACCGGTGTGCTGTCCGCCGCCCTCGGGGTGCGGTCGGTGGCCGAAAAGCTGGGCATCCCGTACTTCTACGCCGCGTACTGCCCGATCTACCTGCCGTCGCCGTACTACCCGCCGCCGTTGTCGCGTGGCGACGGCCGTCCGCCCGAGGAGGCGATGGACGACAACCGGGCGCTGTGGGACTTCTACGACGAGGTCTTCGCCAAGCGGTACGCCGCCCCGCTCAACGACAGGCGCGCGGCGATCGGCCTGCCGCCGGTGGGGAATCTCGTCGAGTACGGCTTCACCGAGCAGCCCTGGATGGCGGCCGACCCGACCTTGGCCCCGCCGCGGCCGGAACTCGGCGCCCTGCAGACCGGCGCGTGGATCCTGCCCGACGAACGCCCGCTTTCCGCTGAGCTGGAAGCTTTCCTCGCCGCCGGCCCGCCGCCGGTGTACGTCGGTTTCGGCAGCACGTCCGAGACCGCCGGCACCGTGAAGCTGGCCATCGAGGCGATCCGTGCCCAGGGCCATCGGGTGGTCCTTTCCCGTGGCTGGGCCGATCTGGCGCTTCCCGACGACGGGGCCGACTGCTTCGCCGTCGGCGAGGCCAACCTGCAGGCCTTGTTCGGCCGGGTGGCCGCCGTCGTTCATCACGCGGGCGGGGGCACGACGACCGTGGCCGCGCGGGCGGGCGTCCCCCAGGTCGTGCTGCCCCAGATCACCGACCAGCCGTACTTCGCCGAGCAGGTGGCCGCACTGGGCATCGGGGTGGCGTTCGAGGAGTACGGACCGGCGCCGACCTTCGATTCCCTGTCGGCCGCGCTCGCCAAGGCACTGTCCCCGGAGATCCGGGAGCGGGCGGCGGCCGTGGCGGGCTCGATCCGCACCGACGGCACGACGGTGGCCGCGGAACTCCTGCGTGACGCGGTCAGCCGGAAGAAGCCGGCTGTTTCCGTTTGA
- a CDS encoding glycosyltransferase: MRVLFWSYGARGEVEPLVALAVRLREDGVEVRMCAPPDYAARLAEVGVPHVVVGKPVLEGAGALGGPPESPEAAVAGIAEQFEKIPAAAEGCDAVVASGLLSGAIGVRSVAEKLGIPYFYAVPSPVLLPSPEHRAMYNQGADGMFGEALNGLRAGIGLPPVKSLYDFSCTDQPWLIADPLLAPRPPGLDVVQTGAWLLSDERPLSRELEAFLAAGPPPVYVGFGSSPAPANIAKVAVEAIRAQGRRVILSHGWAGLDLPDGAADCLAVDEVNLQVLFGRVAAAVHHGGVGTTHVAARAGVPQVVVPQIADHPHFAAKVAELGIGVAHDGPEPTVESLSAALATALAPETRERATAVAATIGADGTTVAAGLLREAVGSA; this comes from the coding sequence ATGCGCGTGTTGTTTTGGTCGTACGGAGCCCGCGGCGAGGTCGAACCGCTGGTGGCACTGGCGGTGCGGTTGCGGGAAGACGGTGTCGAGGTGCGGATGTGCGCGCCGCCGGACTACGCCGCACGCCTGGCCGAGGTCGGTGTGCCGCACGTCGTCGTCGGCAAGCCGGTGCTCGAAGGCGCGGGAGCGCTGGGCGGGCCGCCCGAGTCGCCCGAGGCCGCTGTCGCGGGGATTGCCGAGCAGTTCGAGAAGATCCCCGCCGCCGCCGAAGGCTGTGACGCGGTGGTGGCGAGCGGTCTGCTGTCCGGCGCGATCGGGGTGCGGTCGGTCGCCGAGAAGCTCGGAATTCCCTATTTCTACGCCGTTCCTTCGCCGGTCCTGTTGCCGTCGCCCGAGCACCGGGCCATGTACAACCAGGGCGCCGACGGGATGTTCGGTGAAGCGCTCAACGGTCTGCGGGCCGGGATCGGCCTGCCGCCGGTGAAGAGCCTTTACGACTTCAGCTGTACCGATCAGCCCTGGCTGATCGCGGATCCACTCCTGGCCCCGCGGCCGCCGGGCCTGGACGTGGTGCAGACCGGTGCGTGGCTCCTGTCCGACGAACGGCCTCTTTCCCGTGAGCTGGAGGCGTTCCTGGCCGCCGGCCCGCCGCCGGTGTACGTGGGCTTCGGCAGTTCACCCGCGCCCGCGAACATCGCCAAGGTGGCCGTCGAGGCCATCCGCGCCCAGGGTCGCCGGGTGATCCTTTCCCACGGCTGGGCGGGTTTGGACCTGCCGGACGGTGCGGCCGACTGCCTCGCCGTCGACGAGGTGAACCTCCAGGTGCTGTTCGGCCGGGTGGCCGCAGCCGTCCACCACGGCGGAGTGGGCACGACGCACGTGGCCGCTCGCGCGGGCGTTCCCCAGGTCGTGGTCCCGCAGATCGCGGACCATCCGCATTTCGCCGCCAAGGTGGCCGAACTGGGCATCGGGGTGGCGCACGACGGCCCGGAACCGACCGTCGAGTCCCTGTCCGCCGCGCTCGCCACGGCACTGGCCCCGGAAACCCGGGAGCGGGCGACGGCCGTCGCCGCGACGATCGGCGCCGACGGGACGACGGTGGCCGCGGGACTCCTGCGTGAAGCAGTGGGCTCCGCCTGA